TGTCTCAACTATCCAATTCTCATGAGAAAGAGACcccaaatatttgaaattccTTCATAAAATAAGTAAAGTTTGACAAAAGATTCGAACTCAGTATTTATTGCAGATTAACTTGACCTTAACTTAAATTCATTAACCACTTGAGTCTAAACAATTGGTTAGGTGAACTAGACTATGCCCCAACGTGaacattattttgatttatttcgtaaaaataattgttttggtgtttctttttcttctgaatAAATCAAATGGTTAAGTGTTGTGTAGCTTAGATTGTCAGAAACTGCTGAAAccaatgttttatttatttattttttaatttaaatattttactggGTTGTGCTGCTTTATTTAAATCTTGGATGGCAGCATTATTGACGTCTATTCCAAAATCAATTAGAAAAAATGAACCCAACGAGTTGTTTTTGTGACTTGAAATGGAAAATCCATTTTAATCAAACAAACTATGAAGCATTGTCACTGGCCATGATATTGACGCGTAGTCACCACTCACTGGtaataatataagaaaatataagtgATTGGATGTAACCACGAGTGTCAATGTCATGTAGGTATCGGACACCAACACCCGTCAGACACCTTGCATGTTTTCAATCTGAAATGTTAGTGCTACACAACAAACAAATGCTAGTGACTGACTACTGACCTATGGCCCTTAATCACATatgtactttttatttatttgaatattacACATTCAATTCTTTACATCCAAAACATTTTGAGTAGCCTATCGCtaagaaaaatatgaaattcaaAAACCTATAGTATGATATATGAACTGTTGAGCACCGAAGATTGATTGATTTCATGTCATGGTTATATAATCAAGCTTAATTAAGGATTAAGGATGTATGTTGTAGCTGGAATTTTTAAACCAGGATGGAGATATAGTTTGAAACATTCAGCATTGTATTTACTTGCTGTTTTAGAATCTCAATGTCTTATAACAAGTAAAGGGGCATTGGATTTAtgtatttaatacatttttctttctgttttttctTTATCCAGATTTTCTAATTTGACCACTTTTCTGGCGGTTAGATTGCTAACTCATTGAGTTTCCCTGTCAATTTGGCTGACCGTTGGTTATACAACTATGAAAAAAATCTACCCAAAACTATAATTTGAGGCTGTAAGCTTTTTGAGTGGTAAAGAAGCTACCTTGGAAGTAATATGGAGACTAAGCGCTGCAATTTTTGGCTTCCCAACAAAAACAGATTTTGTGCAAACACCCTTCTCAATGGTTCTTTGTAagttttagtatttttatttctatctattattttattcattcatttcacTCACTTTAGAGTCTCTCTCAATTCTATGGACACAGGTTCTGTGGTAATCATATCTCAAGGTCCGAAGGCCAGTGGATCCCATGCCCCATAGATCCATCCCAGTActtattctctctctctctctctctctctctctctttctttctctGAAACTATTATTATCTATGAAGAACTGACACAGGCACGAACACCGGACACAACACTGACATGTCGACACcagtaataatttgagaaaacgAAAGTTAAATGTAACTACATGTGTTGGTGTCGGACATGCCTTTGACGTGAAGTGTTGGTGCTACCTAGATTATAAAACCATGTCTGTCTTTGATCTTTTAGCTCTTTTTGATTTGGTGAATGTCCTTTCATCATTTGACAGCTCGGTACTTGAGCAAAATCTCAGTTGGCATGTTAAGCGGTGCCCATTGCTGAAACAGGTTCAATCTCTGTCCGACCAACCTTTCTATCAAAAAGGTATCAATGCTGGTTCTGATGGAGAACAACAAGAGGCGGAAGCTTCAAGGATTAATGATTCAAGATTGCCCACTCCAACCGTTTCTTCGGAAATGAAGAGGAATGCCCTTCATATGATGAGTGTTCCTGAATTTTGCAATTTGATTGAGAAGATTGAATCTATACACGATTCATTGTGTAAAGATATTCAAGACTCGTTTCAGATGCCAGAGGTTTGCAGCCTTTGGATTAAAAGCAAAGAAGAAGAAAGGTAGCTATTTCCAAGagattcaaaattattttagggCTAAATTCAGGTTCTCCCAAATAATTTACATCAAAATCATTTTATCAGTGACTCTGATTTGTTGCTTTATTCCAGTAGTTAGTTTCATCAGCCTAAAGCCCCCTTTTGCTTACTTTGTTTAGCACAAAGCTTACTTTAATTACTCGTGTTCATGGAACTAAACACATGGGGCAGTGTGTGTGACAGTCAATTTTGCATGGTTTCAAGGCAAACTGAATTTAATCCTTTGTTTTTGGGTTTGGTTTCTGTTTCCAACTTGAGTTGTTTGCAGGAAATTGCCATTTCAGGAGAAACATATAATGCAGCAGGCATCTATTGTGGGAAATTTGGAAGACTTTGGTGTATTGAAGAATTCTCTTACCAAGAAACCATCAAAATGTGAAGAGCCAGATGAGGAGAAAGAGGACAGTGTCACTACAGTGATTGAGTTTGGAGCTGGTAGAGGGTATTTGACACAAATGCTGGCAGATTGTTATGGAATCAATAGAGTCTTCCTCGTTGAGCGAAAGGCGTACAAGTTGAAGGTGGTACTTTAGATTTAGACCTGGAACTGCTTTTACTAAGTTCTTAATCATAATGATCATATTTGGAGACGTTCCTGAACTGTTTGGACTTGCTGTGATCTCTAATTTGTTATTTACATCATGCCAATGCTATTTCTAGGCTGATCGATCCTTGCGACAGAATGAGAGCTTGACGTTAGAGCGTTTGAGAATTGACAGTAAGGGTCTTCAGTATTCTTGATGTAGAAGATATTTTCTGAACTTGTTATTAAACATGTGTCAATCTTTATGCAATGCAATGAATGACTTTCAACATCTTTGCAAAGCTTACTTTTAGAagttaaaaagaaatatgtgatTGAGCTGTCTTTACTGCTAATTTTGATTACTATATATATGCACACAACATTtgcatttttttgttgtttagaTTTTGGTCTTTAGGCTCTCCAACTTTTCATCAGTTTTAAGCTGAAGTTTCATAATCCCTGATATAATATGCTCTGCCTCTATTCATATTCcttccttttttatttcttctactgCTTCATATTTATTGCTgctttatttttagttttttctgtATTATCTATCCTTTATAATTTTAAGCCTGATAAAATTCGAAAATCCAACTTTGCAGTTgaagatttaaatttgaatgCTGTTGAGTCTTTGCAAGGAGTTCCATTTCTGGCCACAGGCAAACATCTCTGTGGAGCTGCAACAGGTGATTTTTGCAATTTAAATATGCATTCTGATGAAATTCACGATGATTCTTTTATTGTTGAAAACATAAAAATGATAGTGcaatttttctaattaaaaaaatcgatCCACTTTTTTCCCTCAGATTTGACTTTGAGATGCTGCTTTCCTCAACATAGAAAAAATAGCAGTGAACAGAACATTGctaatattaattttggaggTTTAGCTATAGCAACATGTTGTCACCATCTTTGCCAGTGGAAACACTACACAAGTAATCACACCTTCTTCTTTGCTTGTGAACACTATAGTTTGTATATTTAAACTTCTCTTGATAACTTCTGGTTTCTAAGCTAACTGTTATTGTGACCTTTCAGATAAAAGGTTTTTCTTAGATTTGGGAATGAAAAAGGAAGAATTTCATGCCATTACATGGTTTACCAGCTGGGCGGTAGATGCTAATCATGGTTCAGATCTTCCTGATATTACTAATTGTATATCGCATTTGCAATCAATGTAATCCTTCCATTCTATTATCATTAAATTGACATCAAAATTCATGCTACCTGTTAATTAGTATTTCAAGCTGTGTTATTAAAGATTTTGACTCCTCTAAAGTGAATTGCTCTAAAGTGAGCAATTTACTTTAGAGTGTAAAGTAAGTTATGTCAACTATTAATGAATGAATCGATGATTGACATTACGTGAAACTCATTAGTTTGTTgaaatatcaattattgattTTCGCATTAATGATTAAGATTACTTTACTATGTACTCCCTTTAGAAGAGTCAAATCAATTATTGATTATGAAGCACCAACATAGACACAAACACCCGAATATTGACAATGACATATAGAtaccaataataatttaagaaaatagaagttGATGAAATGTACTACATTTGTCGGTGTCGAAAACCAATATATGTTAGATACCAGACACATTTTCCATTTGAAGTGTCAGTGCTATATAGATATTGAAACCTCGTTAAAAACggtatatttttaaaactgtgtttttgTTGCAGAAAGGAGCAAGGTAATGGATATACTGATGGAGTTGAAAAAATTCTCTCAGAAATGGAAGCAACAAAACGAGCAGCATTGGGATTCAAATGCAAGTGGATTATTGACATAGGGAGGTTGATGTGGTTAAGAGAACATGGACTAGATGCAAAGCTTGTCAGATATGTTTCACCAAGTATTTCTCCTGAAAATCATTTACTATTAGCTAAACCTTCTAAATGATTATTTATATCCTTCTCTTCTTTAATTTGTATCCCTTTAGAATATTATCTTAAATTTCTTGTACTTTTCGATGTaccaaataaaacaaataaaacgaGGATCACATTACGCCTGTGTTTGGATCCGTAGTAGGTTCATCANNNNNNNNNNNNNNNNNNNNNNNTTCCTGCTTTTTGAGATATTCTCACTGTGATTTAATAAAGTTAGAAATTGGAGCTTTTCATCCAACTCAAGGTCATTTATTTGTTTGTCACTGCACTTAATTCCATGAATTGAAGCGGAATTATCTATTTTTTCGCCTCTCTTTATCGTCAAGTGATTGTTGACGATATCATTTCTGCAAATTTCATATTAATCGTtagttatttgtttaaaattaaagtgaATCGGCTCAACCCCGAGCTGACCACCACAGTCCATCGAACCAACACCTAACCCGACAACCATGAGACTTGAGCACCAAAATGTCAGCCATCCAATTCAGCCACCATAgttaatagaaaataattaataagttaTAAAAAACAAACGGTTAGAAAGTCTACCTCTGGTTTTTGCATATATTTAGGCCTAAATCTAGTATCTTGGTGGTCTAAGAAGCAAAATCTAGTGGCCAGGTTCAGCATAGAAGCTTGGCCAACACTTCTGCAGAAGCTCTTTTGCTATAGTCACTTCTGACTGAGCTTACAGTTCCCTTTAACACTCCTATTTTATTATGTGATCATTTCTGTACAGTGGCAGTGTCACACAATCCTCCTCCATGCCAAGACAAAGCACATGGAGCTGGATATTTTCTTTCTTAGGAAAAAAAATGATCAACAAAAGCCNNNNNNNNNNNNNNNNNNNNNNNNAGACTTGCTGACCAAGCCCTTGTCCCCACTCAAGTTTCTGACTCTACGAGTCAGGGTCAAGGTGGTTGACAAAAGCTCCCTGGCTTGAGGGGAAATAATAGGGAATAATGAATGAGTTGTAAAATACAAGCTGTAAAGTGAAGTAGCACAAGTAGTACAGAGCTAACACTAACAGTACATAGTTAACTCTACAAATTTTGCAAACTAATCTCATTCAATTGTAACTAACTGGTACTGAGTCAGCACCAATCATAACTAACTCTCTAGGATTCCCTACCTATATAAATTGTATCTTATACCTATTGTAAATAGATTTCATTTGATCAATAATAGAATTTACATTTCTGAGTCTGTTTCTCTCTTCTCAAAGTGAATCCATCACTCTCTCTACATTTCTAATAATAGTCAACCAGAGGGCCCATTCCCACcctttttgcatttttttttttttttttttttttaaatctttaaaaGAACCATTGTTATTGTTAGGCTACACAATGAAAAAGGTTATTTTTTGCTTTccattttttttcccttttacttcctttatttttttctatattttttcagAAATACCCTtctgaaaaacaaaattttaaaattatatctattatttaaaaaaaaaacttattttttattttcacagatttttttttagtttttagatATTGTTTTCTTTGGCATGCATGTcaatagtcttttttttttaatggttaaTTGTAATTGTTCTAACAAATGTTCTAAAAATCACTCAGATTGAAGCAGTGAGACATTTAAGTCATGAATCAATTCAACTATAGTTGTACTAGataaataataaactaataaatataaatgcaaaataaaaattggttgAATTCAACTCTAGTTCAATTGAATTCAATCAAGCTACAATTTAAATGGTAATGAATCAATTGATAAGCTAGTTGATTTGGTCtggtttttaaaacattaattctATATGATAATGTATTTTcctaaaaaaacaaagaatgtataattttatactttgaaacattattttttttacatttgaatGACTTAATTCAACTGTAAACATTGATATTGTTAGGGTGAATATTATGTCTCATGTTCAGGATTTTGTCGTTGTTGTATGTGAGtttatttatcatttcatctaaaaaaaaaattaatgtgatCAAAGTTTGTTGTTTTGAAGAAAAAGTAGGTTCAAATTCTTGGgatacaattaatatttttattttattttttaaaaaaagtatttaacaaTTTCATTTTGGGTGAAAAccatttgatttttctttttgggtGGAATAAAGGGGACTAAGTCccaacaacaaaaatagaagaaaaagaaaaggctAAAAATTATTAGCTAAGACGAAGGAAGCAAAAGCATGAATAACATCAAACGTTCTatcataattattcatatgtaaATCATACTTAACAAAAATGTTTGCAACTTGATTAACTTCACAAAAAAACATGATTCAAAGAGTAATGATCCAACTACCGCAAGGAATGATGAATTTGATTACCGAGCAAGTAACAAGGATTTCTAGTATTGCACCCATCTAACACCAAACCCACAACCACCTTAGAAACtaaattaatatcaattgaTCTGAAACCCCacttaaacaaaaaatttccaTTATGATCTTGAAATCACATATCCACATGTTGTCATAGCTCCAAGATTAGTCATAACACCACCTCGATTAATGTTCGCGCTCCTAGAAACAGCGAGGTTCTAAATGATGAGTAGGGAAACATCCTTACCAAAGTATATAGGAGGAAGACAATCTTGTATGGCTAAGAACTGCATGATTGAAACCTGTTGTTGAATAATCTCCCTGATCCAACCAATCAAGGGTTACTACATACATTGTCGACCAAACACTACATTTTGAACAATAAAGAGTCTTTAAGTTATTCAACAACCAAGTAATGATGTTATGCAACCATAATCCTAAAGGAATCAAGGCTCCACATATATAGACAATGAAAAATCTCCATGCTCCTCTAACAATCCCTAGGTACATGAGATAACGGTTCATTAAGAGAAACACAAACTGGACAAAGACTTACATTAAGTCATTGATCATTCTATGGTGGACTCATTTATCATTAGTAAGAAGACAATTATGAGACTgttagcttttgtacccccatttaaacttgtacccctaatttaatgttttttgagtaaaatacccaaaataacattcaaaaaatcagtaaaagtcaaaataagaaaaagtgagtttttctgaaaaaaagtttttaccggaaatttcaagagtgaaatttccggtagttcaaaatgcataccggaaatttcaaaaatgaaatttccgggaaGGTTCAtcggaaaattgaaaaattcagtagttcaaaatcaataccgaaaatttgaaatttccggaggCCTTcccgaaaatttcattttttgaaatttccggtatgcatttttaactaccagatttttcaaatttccagtttgtttaccggaaatttcattcctttttgaaatttccggtacactaaacctaaaccctaaaataacaaacaaattaaaaaaatattcaaaaaaaaaaataaataaataactaccggaattttgaaatttccggattaactaccgaaaatttcaaaaaacgaaATTTCTGGTGAATAAAAactaactaccggatttttcaaattttttgaaatttctggtagcttccggaaatttcaaatttccggtagcttccggaaatttcaaatttccggtattaaaaatacaactaccagaaatttccggtattgaaaatACAACTATCAGAAATTTCATtgaccaaatttccggtaataaatataactaccggaaatttagttgcaaaaaattacttaccggaaatttcaacgAGGGGGTCAGATtttggagtaattttttttaccgctcacgtgaatgaatttattaagggtaaaactgagtttttaacaaattggggGTACAAGTTTAAATGGGAGTACAAAAGCTAACAGTCCAATTATGAGCAATCTTCCACGTCAACACCTATAGTCTTTAAGGGCCCTTCCAACCCCAAATAGTCCAGTAGTGCTCATTTGTAGATGTCTGAACCACCATTCTTGGTGTAACGTACGTAGAGTTAGAAGAAAATGTTCTATCAGATTGTCCACGCCAAACTAAAACATCATATACATCCGTAGTAATTAAGACCGATAAAGCATTAATGCGATTGATAACAATTGTTAGCCACATTAAATTAGCATCTAACATGTTTACCAATCTCATCTCGCAGAATCCTGCTCAAGACATGATTAGTGAGATGAACTAGTTAAGGCGCTCAATGATCCGCCCATAAATTCATATGAATACCATTACTAACTCTTGAGTCCaaattttcctttaatgcaCCCCATATTGAAACTAGACCCTTACATATGAAGTACCTAAAATATAGTTGTGACACAACTTTTACCTAAGATCTTCAATCGAGAACAAAAGTCTCAACTAGCTTTGAGCATACAAGTAAAATTAATATCGTGAACACAACGAAGATCAATGCCACCAAAATGCTTAAGATTACAGATTTTAATCTAGTATTACAAGTGAACTTTTTTACTAGACTCTGAAATGCCCATAGAAAATTGTGACATTTTCTATCAATATCATATCTAGAGTGAAGAAGATTGACATATTGCACAAAAGAGTTTG
The genomic region above belongs to Cicer arietinum cultivar CDC Frontier isolate Library 1 chromosome 4, Cicar.CDCFrontier_v2.0, whole genome shotgun sequence and contains:
- the LOC101513602 gene encoding uncharacterized protein; the protein is METKRCNFWLPNKNRFCANTLLNGSLFCGNHISRSEGQWIPCPIDPSHSVLEQNLSWHVKRCPLLKQVQSLSDQPFYQKGINAGSDGEQQEAEASRINDSRLPTPTVSSEMKRNALHMMSVPEFCNLIEKIESIHDSLCKDIQDSFQMPEVCSLWIKSKEEERKLPFQEKHIMQQASIVGNLEDFGVLKNSLTKKPSKCEEPDEEKEDSVTTVIEFGAGRGYLTQMLADCYGINRVFLVERKAYKLKADRSLRQNESLTLERLRIDIEDLNLNAVESLQGVPFLATGKHLCGAATDLTLRCCFPQHRKNSSEQNIANINFGGLAIATCCHHLCQWKHYTNKRFFLDLGMKKEEFHAITWFTSWAVDANHGSDLPDITNCISHLQSIKEQGNGYTDGVEKILSEMEATKRAALGFKCKWIIDIGRLMWLREHGLDAKLVRYVSPSISPENHLLLAKPSK